Proteins from one Candidatus Babeliales bacterium genomic window:
- the nth gene encoding endonuclease III, producing MQNTFRIDQIIEILKKDTKKSPEPMTREIIFLYGKSPYHILISCLLSLQARDVVTLPVSIELFKLAQTPQEMVALSFSQIEQTIKSINYFKTKAKRLHSVSQDLLDRFDGKVPADLFLLRSIKGIGLKTANLVLAEAFDIPAICVDTHVHRLSNHWGMVATKTPEQTEAALKKILPEKYWIEWNYLLVKWGQSICKSKRCDLEQCREISEIVKNKV from the coding sequence ATGCAAAATACTTTTAGAATTGATCAGATCATAGAAATTCTTAAAAAAGACACGAAAAAGTCTCCTGAGCCAATGACTCGGGAGATTATTTTTTTATATGGCAAAAGCCCTTATCACATTCTCATCAGCTGCCTTTTAAGCCTGCAAGCGCGCGATGTGGTCACGTTGCCAGTATCCATAGAACTTTTTAAGCTCGCACAAACGCCGCAAGAGATGGTTGCGCTCTCATTCAGTCAAATCGAGCAAACAATCAAATCAATTAATTATTTCAAAACCAAGGCCAAACGGTTGCATTCAGTTTCTCAAGATTTGCTCGATCGATTCGATGGAAAAGTTCCAGCAGATCTGTTCTTGCTTCGTTCGATCAAAGGTATCGGTTTAAAGACAGCAAATTTGGTTCTAGCCGAAGCATTTGATATTCCGGCAATTTGCGTTGACACCCATGTGCATCGTTTATCAAATCATTGGGGTATGGTTGCAACCAAGACTCCTGAGCAGACTGAGGCTGCGCTTAAAAAAATTTTGCCAGAAAAATACTGGATAGAGTGGAACTATCTTTTGGTCAAATGGGGCCAATCGATATGTAAGTCGAAACGGTGTGATCTGGAGCAGTGTAGGGAAATTTCTGAGATTGTTAAAAATAAGGTTTAA
- a CDS encoding PhoH family protein, with the protein MAVKEQLYILDTNVLIEDPEVIFRFQEARVGIPIMVLEELDKIKIENSSRGASARLIARHLDKIRSSGSLKDGVQLENGTVVQILFEDGCTLEKKPRLRVDITDNKILMVAVTMQACGYDVVFVTKDINARIKADALGIKSQDYMRGLVLAENYYKGWQEFDIPGVELRKEFPSLLKDLVEAGTVQCNEFIALYSKGNEYKNRIFRYRGGGVFREVFQPKIAWPIVAKNMHQIMALDLLLDNDISMVSLTGPAGTGKTFLTLFVGLYNVLVSNEYYKMTIARSVVPLGHDIGFLPGDVQEKLRGWMQPMYDNVDMITRLLAAQEGAFHDNEEQPYEDSGRHSRFHEENRHSRNRRFPKKNFHRREQRSNPIISLDDLINQRKVSLEAISYMRGRSIARHFIFIDEAQNLTTHEIKTLLSRVASGSKIILSGDPYQIDVPYLDFSTNGLVVATDRFKGQSIFGSVFLPTSERSEISRLVQELL; encoded by the coding sequence ATGGCAGTCAAAGAGCAACTTTATATTTTAGACACTAATGTTTTAATTGAAGATCCTGAAGTTATTTTCCGATTTCAAGAGGCTCGTGTAGGCATTCCTATTATGGTGCTTGAAGAGCTTGATAAAATAAAAATAGAAAATTCAAGTCGTGGAGCAAGTGCTAGGTTAATCGCTCGACATCTCGATAAAATAAGATCATCTGGATCTTTAAAAGATGGTGTTCAGCTTGAAAACGGTACCGTCGTTCAAATTTTATTTGAAGATGGTTGCACTTTAGAAAAAAAACCACGACTGCGCGTTGATATTACCGACAATAAAATTTTAATGGTTGCAGTAACTATGCAAGCATGCGGCTACGACGTGGTCTTTGTTACCAAAGATATTAACGCTCGAATCAAGGCTGATGCTTTAGGTATCAAATCGCAAGATTATATGCGAGGACTCGTTCTTGCTGAAAATTATTATAAAGGCTGGCAAGAATTTGATATTCCAGGCGTAGAGCTACGCAAAGAATTTCCTTCGCTTTTAAAAGATTTAGTAGAAGCTGGCACTGTTCAATGTAACGAATTTATAGCGTTGTACAGCAAGGGTAATGAATATAAAAATCGAATATTTCGCTATCGTGGCGGCGGCGTATTCCGCGAAGTTTTTCAGCCAAAAATTGCTTGGCCCATCGTAGCAAAAAACATGCATCAAATCATGGCGCTCGATCTTTTACTCGATAACGACATTTCGATGGTATCACTTACTGGTCCTGCCGGAACAGGAAAAACGTTTTTAACGTTATTTGTTGGTTTGTACAATGTGCTTGTCAGCAATGAATATTACAAAATGACCATTGCTCGTTCAGTTGTTCCACTTGGTCATGATATCGGTTTTCTACCTGGTGACGTGCAAGAAAAACTGCGCGGTTGGATGCAGCCGATGTATGACAACGTTGATATGATTACCCGTTTGCTTGCAGCGCAAGAAGGTGCTTTTCACGATAACGAAGAGCAACCGTATGAAGACAGCGGTAGGCATTCAAGATTTCATGAAGAAAATAGACATTCAAGAAATCGTCGATTCCCCAAAAAAAACTTTCACCGCAGAGAGCAAAGATCAAATCCGATTATCTCTCTTGATGATTTGATTAATCAGCGCAAAGTAAGCCTTGAAGCAATTTCTTACATGCGTGGTCGGTCTATAGCTCGTCATTTTATTTTTATTGATGAAGCGCAAAACTTAACAACTCATGAAATTAAAACACTCCTGAGCCGCGTGGCATCTGGAAGTAAAATTATTTTATCAGGTGATCCATATCAGATCGATGTTCCGTATCTTGATTTTTCAACCAATGGACTTGTAGTTGCTACTGATCGATTTAAAGGTCAGTCGATTTTTGGATCGGTATTTTTACCAACAAGTGAACGTAGTGAAATATCGCGGTTAGTTCAAGAACTACTTTAG
- the rpsT gene encoding 30S ribosomal protein S20 has product MANLKSSKKAAIQSEKRHANNVARKSSIKTAFKKVIVALEAGKTKDEVQVLFNDAQAQCARAKGKSTLHRKTASRKVSRLALRVQTHFTSIVA; this is encoded by the coding sequence ATGGCAAATTTAAAATCATCAAAAAAAGCAGCGATCCAATCTGAAAAACGTCATGCAAATAACGTTGCTCGCAAATCTTCAATCAAAACTGCATTCAAAAAAGTTATTGTAGCTCTTGAAGCAGGCAAAACAAAAGATGAAGTGCAAGTATTGTTCAATGATGCTCAAGCACAATGCGCTCGCGCAAAAGGCAAAAGCACATTGCATCGTAAAACAGCATCTCGTAAAGTAAGCCGTTTAGCGCTTCGAGTGCAAACACACTTTACAAGCATTGTTGCATAG
- a CDS encoding sigma 54-interacting transcriptional regulator produces MSNFLTIFQQGIDFLSSAYIVIPVQLVSIVMLSKIVTKLTTLLFTHNKFKDKKILFLLFIIPLLALMIENVSWITKFIIPKTSLARSINCLAWIFSCIKFHSLILFLEQLTDKNFYLKFYHKIFFILEFALCCSFIISTIHQIQYGTPFPFVINIYYIMTIFWFASMITILKGLSHQSLPIVLKQQLKILFFYLLCPHLICILLEFLPIVLFDKAQIIAFSNLNIIFITASLYFCFKKIMQFRFLNLSEHVQAQPSINITTNFKDTMEQINVACNEGEIEHIVQNFFQEQFLISKSGITTYIRSKSESENSTQQEIESFLNNDHATFKPIELLIKHKILVRHEIEFDKFYTSNPIITELSQFLKTIDCDIFLPILNNKKLIGYITVTNDNAQTIYNLDQQNKMIVLAQFLAPAIHLLQHNNVYVMLQETKEIKEELYAKHQEINQYKESIKKLLKDRVENHIGVIFYKSKHFSFKNAEAQTLLGINPNLQPNHSTSATLSNFAQQIERFQTAQTTHMTTQNGSKLIISGMPHAEPSGGVLLILRNPEATDIIKMQFDALKDPSKRDYLLYLETTKAGQSINKLLPSNHETILNAKIQLLEAALQKGALLLEMHQDDINPIVEIVHQMSGKETLHILTLQQGQEECAVKLFGINPLLSQQREIALLEKHTTGTLVIKNVELLDITSQQKLAYFIRYGIFSPLKSEQRKFSSARIICSTSHKLQTLVNDGLIVPELYNELKRNSQNSILRLPSLVTMDHQELSLIIDGFMYQNLQDVSSKSLTPLNYKEKDALIEKRIPSLFEFKQKIQTLMMMKSTESGKGQEEKLSGPKTFDSSCPELQLATQLGKHALKDIQLMTSLWKKLGSQTKIADLLGVNRSSVNRRCKDFHLI; encoded by the coding sequence ATGAGTAATTTTCTAACAATTTTTCAACAAGGCATAGATTTTTTATCGAGTGCTTACATTGTAATTCCAGTACAACTTGTTTCAATTGTAATGCTTTCAAAAATTGTAACAAAGCTAACAACCTTATTGTTCACGCACAATAAATTTAAAGATAAAAAGATTCTATTTTTACTTTTTATTATTCCGTTGCTCGCTTTAATGATAGAAAACGTTTCTTGGATTACTAAATTCATTATCCCAAAAACATCACTCGCTCGTAGTATCAACTGTCTTGCTTGGATTTTTAGCTGCATTAAATTTCACAGTCTTATTTTATTTTTGGAACAACTCACCGACAAAAACTTTTATTTAAAATTTTATCACAAGATCTTTTTCATCCTAGAATTTGCATTGTGCTGCTCATTTATTATCAGCACCATCCATCAAATTCAGTACGGAACACCTTTTCCATTTGTCATTAATATTTATTACATCATGACCATTTTTTGGTTTGCAAGCATGATCACTATTTTAAAAGGATTATCTCACCAATCACTGCCTATTGTCTTAAAACAACAGCTTAAAATTCTTTTCTTTTATCTTTTATGCCCACATCTTATCTGTATTTTATTAGAATTTTTACCAATCGTGCTTTTCGATAAAGCTCAAATTATTGCATTTTCAAACTTAAACATTATTTTTATCACAGCTAGTTTATATTTTTGCTTTAAAAAAATTATGCAATTTCGATTCCTTAACCTATCAGAGCATGTACAAGCTCAACCAAGTATCAATATCACTACCAATTTCAAAGATACAATGGAACAAATCAATGTAGCATGCAATGAAGGTGAAATTGAGCACATCGTGCAAAATTTCTTTCAAGAACAGTTCCTCATTTCAAAATCAGGAATTACCACTTACATTCGCTCTAAAAGCGAGTCTGAAAATAGTACCCAGCAAGAGATCGAAAGCTTTTTGAATAATGATCATGCAACGTTTAAACCCATTGAACTTCTTATAAAGCATAAAATTTTAGTCAGACATGAAATTGAATTTGATAAATTTTATACAAGCAACCCGATCATTACAGAGCTTTCACAGTTTTTAAAAACTATCGATTGTGATATTTTCCTACCGATTTTAAATAATAAAAAATTGATCGGTTACATCACGGTTACCAATGACAATGCACAAACTATTTACAACCTTGATCAACAAAATAAAATGATCGTGCTTGCACAGTTTCTAGCTCCAGCAATTCACTTGCTCCAACATAACAATGTGTACGTTATGCTCCAGGAAACTAAAGAAATCAAAGAAGAACTATACGCAAAACACCAAGAAATTAATCAATACAAAGAAAGTATTAAAAAACTTTTAAAAGATCGTGTTGAAAATCATATCGGCGTTATTTTTTACAAAAGTAAACATTTTTCATTTAAAAACGCTGAAGCCCAAACACTTCTTGGTATCAATCCAAACCTGCAACCAAACCATTCAACAAGCGCTACGCTGAGCAACTTTGCACAGCAAATTGAACGATTTCAAACAGCTCAGACAACACACATGACCACGCAAAATGGTTCAAAGTTAATAATTTCTGGTATGCCGCACGCAGAACCTTCTGGTGGTGTGCTACTTATTTTGAGAAACCCTGAGGCAACAGATATCATCAAAATGCAATTTGATGCTTTAAAAGATCCTTCAAAACGCGATTATTTGTTGTATCTTGAAACAACAAAAGCTGGCCAATCGATTAATAAATTGCTACCAAGCAATCACGAAACTATATTGAATGCTAAAATTCAACTGCTCGAAGCTGCTCTTCAAAAAGGCGCTTTACTGCTTGAAATGCATCAAGATGATATAAATCCAATAGTCGAAATTGTTCATCAAATGAGTGGTAAAGAAACACTACACATTTTAACTCTGCAGCAAGGGCAAGAAGAATGTGCTGTAAAACTGTTTGGCATCAACCCACTTTTAAGCCAGCAGCGAGAAATAGCCCTCTTGGAAAAACATACGACAGGCACGCTCGTTATTAAAAATGTTGAATTACTCGATATCACGTCACAACAAAAATTAGCTTATTTCATTCGTTATGGAATTTTTTCACCACTCAAAAGCGAGCAGCGTAAATTTAGTAGCGCTCGAATCATTTGCTCAACAAGTCACAAATTACAAACCCTTGTAAATGATGGCTTGATTGTTCCAGAGCTTTATAACGAACTTAAAAGAAATTCTCAAAACTCTATTTTACGCCTGCCTTCACTTGTTACGATGGATCATCAAGAACTTTCGCTCATCATCGATGGATTTATGTATCAAAACCTACAAGACGTTAGCAGCAAATCCTTAACGCCTCTCAATTACAAAGAAAAAGATGCTTTAATTGAAAAACGCATCCCGAGCTTGTTTGAATTCAAACAAAAAATTCAAACACTTATGATGATGAAATCAACAGAGTCAGGCAAGGGCCAGGAAGAAAAATTAAGCGGTCCTAAAACGTTTGACAGTTCATGCCCTGAATTGCAACTAGCTACACAGCTTGGTAAACATGCGCTTAAAGACATTCAACTTATGACATCTTTGTGGAAAAAATTAGGTAGTCAAACAAAAATTGCTGATTTACTTGGCGTCAACAGATCGTCGGTGAATAGACGTTGCAAAGATTTCCATTTAATTTAA
- a CDS encoding ankyrin repeat domain-containing protein, whose product MNKLQFFLCASILMSASIFQAVDIFYEISKGNRKAVNAWVKSKPDTTICNEQGQSVLHAAVLTGDKKIVKAILKSNVDVNMLDKSGTTALDCAIDHGYKSIILEMIKHKAKVTTMENAEFVKVIIGQMGSGFSIGKILAIIGLCWIGAALTSFVLLADLFMAGDLLGWTLLVTGACSLCGAGILIINSWNKPLYVQFYEQESYQVTALH is encoded by the coding sequence ATGAACAAGTTACAATTTTTCTTGTGCGCTTCGATTCTGATGAGTGCATCAATTTTTCAAGCAGTCGACATTTTTTATGAGATTTCAAAAGGCAATCGCAAAGCGGTTAATGCCTGGGTAAAGTCTAAACCAGATACAACAATCTGCAACGAGCAAGGACAATCAGTTTTGCATGCGGCAGTGCTTACTGGTGACAAAAAAATAGTTAAAGCTATTTTGAAGTCTAATGTTGATGTAAATATGTTAGATAAGTCAGGGACAACAGCTTTGGATTGTGCGATAGATCATGGATATAAATCAATTATTTTAGAGATGATTAAGCATAAAGCAAAAGTGACAACCATGGAAAATGCTGAATTTGTAAAAGTTATTATTGGACAAATGGGTTCTGGTTTTTCAATAGGTAAAATTCTTGCAATTATTGGGTTGTGTTGGATAGGCGCTGCATTAACATCATTTGTTTTACTAGCAGACTTATTTATGGCAGGGGACTTACTAGGTTGGACTTTGTTAGTTACTGGAGCATGTAGCTTATGTGGTGCTGGAATATTAATAATAAATTCTTGGAACAAGCCTTTGTATGTTCAGTTTTATGAACAAGAATCATATCAAGTAACTGCTCTGCATTAA
- a CDS encoding penicillin-binding transpeptidase domain-containing protein: protein MFSPYNMYDKKLIHLSWLILLYFGIIALRLVHLQIIQYQRFATSGEKNFLRFKTVPAQRGNILDCHGVPLAMNQPVTQLIWKGTGCSPLTQQQATAVNKINEILGYEPIPLQKIKRAEKFSTEIVIAESITSQQLSLIAEQCSDVLNLTFKTRFERFYPYDTLASHILGYLGDMQAATSGKMGLEKICEETLRGDPGILRQSINSFGSLLDSEEIKQGSSGEDIKTSIDLDIQLMLEDCMSDQIEGSCIVLDPKTGLIKGLVSKPNFQPTIFSKKLSPEEWQEMQQQKIFLNRVFNASYPPASVFKLVTIATALEEKLITTQSTFVCNGFHTFKDRKYYCHKHTGHGKISAEECLSYSCNIPFYEMAKHMHIDTLASYAFEFGLGSKTNVPFSEQHGLVPTNEWKIANKGERWWTGETLSASIGQSFLLVTPIQVACMIGSIFHGYLVKPRITLDSEIEKKPINISNHTRQFLQNCMKMVAMTGTGRRIMHKIGSMTIFAKTGTAQTRTRLNSEDPEDVATNRLHKEHAWFVSYFYTDETEPLVLVMLLEHVGKSTFAVNASHKFLVSYMKWLRSKKLEIAEN, encoded by the coding sequence ATGTTTTCACCGTACAACATGTATGATAAAAAATTAATTCACCTTTCATGGCTCATTTTGCTCTATTTTGGCATCATTGCTCTCAGGCTTGTGCATCTTCAAATTATTCAGTACCAACGCTTTGCAACATCTGGTGAAAAAAACTTTTTACGTTTCAAAACTGTTCCAGCACAACGTGGAAATATTTTAGATTGTCATGGCGTCCCGTTGGCAATGAATCAGCCGGTCACACAGCTCATATGGAAAGGAACCGGCTGCTCACCCCTCACGCAGCAACAAGCAACAGCGGTCAATAAAATCAATGAGATTTTAGGGTATGAACCAATTCCGCTGCAAAAAATTAAACGTGCTGAAAAATTTTCTACCGAAATAGTCATAGCAGAAAGCATCACGAGCCAACAATTAAGCTTGATAGCAGAACAGTGTTCAGATGTTTTAAATCTTACGTTTAAAACGAGATTTGAGCGGTTCTACCCATACGACACACTTGCGAGTCACATCTTAGGTTACTTGGGTGATATGCAGGCCGCAACATCGGGAAAAATGGGTCTTGAAAAAATTTGTGAAGAAACGTTGCGCGGAGATCCAGGAATTTTACGTCAATCGATTAACTCGTTTGGATCGCTGCTTGACTCTGAGGAAATTAAACAAGGATCATCGGGAGAAGATATTAAAACAAGTATCGATCTTGATATTCAACTCATGCTTGAAGACTGTATGTCTGATCAAATTGAAGGCTCGTGCATCGTACTTGATCCAAAAACTGGCCTGATAAAAGGTCTTGTTTCTAAACCAAATTTTCAACCAACCATTTTTTCAAAAAAATTATCTCCCGAAGAGTGGCAAGAGATGCAGCAGCAGAAAATATTTTTAAATCGCGTGTTTAATGCGAGCTATCCTCCAGCATCAGTTTTTAAATTAGTCACCATTGCTACCGCACTTGAAGAAAAATTAATAACGACACAATCAACATTTGTCTGTAACGGATTTCATACCTTTAAAGATCGAAAATATTACTGCCACAAGCATACGGGCCATGGAAAAATTTCAGCAGAAGAATGCCTTTCATATTCTTGCAACATTCCTTTTTATGAAATGGCTAAACATATGCATATCGACACCCTTGCTAGCTATGCTTTTGAATTTGGACTTGGAAGCAAAACAAATGTTCCTTTTTCAGAGCAGCACGGACTGGTGCCAACCAACGAATGGAAAATTGCAAACAAAGGTGAACGCTGGTGGACCGGGGAAACACTTTCTGCATCAATTGGCCAAAGCTTTTTACTTGTCACGCCTATTCAAGTGGCATGCATGATCGGTTCCATTTTCCATGGATATTTGGTCAAGCCACGCATTACCCTGGACAGCGAAATAGAAAAAAAACCAATCAACATCAGCAACCATACCCGTCAATTTCTACAAAACTGTATGAAAATGGTAGCTATGACAGGAACTGGAAGACGCATCATGCACAAGATTGGTAGCATGACCATTTTTGCAAAAACAGGAACCGCACAAACCAGAACCAGGCTCAACAGTGAAGATCCTGAAGACGTTGCAACCAATCGCCTGCACAAAGAGCATGCTTGGTTTGTTAGCTATTTTTATACGGACGAAACAGAACCGCTCGTGCTCGTTATGCTGCTAGAACATGTTGGTAAATCTACTTTTGCAGTCAACGCATCACACAAATTTTTAGTAAGTTATATGAAATGGTTGCGTAGTAAAAAGTTAGAAATTGCTGAAAATTAA
- the xerA gene encoding site-specific tyrosine recombinase/integron integrase — translation MVYRGGIAMKYDQAYEKKEDFLTHLDVERNVALNTYKSYQYDLNQFFTFWKKTNDAHPMSSFTMQEMLEKFFMHLYTLKIQKSSIARKIACFKSYGTYLHSCNILINLKLTAPRIDKKLPSYLTIEEITYLLDILPDKDYPTKRPLRDRAMLETLYSTGVRCSELTGMKLSDIDFDQKSILITGKGNKQRIVLFGEKAKEKMLRYLREERVIDLKNHDNDYFFLSTNGNKFIDRTLQDILSRLSKKLPHKKILTPHKLRHSFATHLLNAGMNLRALQELLGHASLSTTERYTHIATKDLKELYQRINPMAFLSEKSE, via the coding sequence ATGGTATACCGTGGAGGAATTGCAATGAAGTATGATCAAGCCTATGAAAAAAAAGAGGACTTCTTAACACATTTAGACGTTGAACGTAACGTCGCCCTCAACACCTACAAATCGTATCAATATGATTTAAATCAATTTTTCACCTTCTGGAAAAAAACAAACGACGCACATCCAATGTCATCTTTTACCATGCAGGAAATGCTAGAAAAATTTTTCATGCATTTGTACACGCTTAAAATACAAAAAAGTTCTATTGCCCGTAAAATTGCCTGCTTTAAATCGTATGGCACGTATCTGCATAGCTGCAATATTTTAATCAATCTGAAATTGACAGCACCTCGCATTGATAAAAAATTACCAAGTTATCTAACAATTGAAGAAATCACGTATCTTTTAGATATCTTGCCTGACAAAGATTATCCTACCAAGCGCCCTTTGCGCGATAGAGCTATGCTTGAAACATTGTACAGCACAGGAGTACGATGCTCAGAACTGACCGGTATGAAACTCTCTGACATAGACTTTGACCAAAAATCTATCTTGATTACAGGAAAAGGTAATAAACAACGGATTGTGCTGTTCGGAGAAAAAGCAAAAGAAAAAATGTTGCGCTACCTTCGAGAGGAACGCGTTATCGATTTAAAAAATCATGACAATGATTATTTTTTCCTGAGCACCAATGGAAATAAATTTATTGATCGCACGCTGCAAGACATTTTAAGCCGACTTAGCAAAAAATTACCTCATAAAAAAATACTAACTCCTCATAAACTTCGTCATTCATTTGCAACACATTTACTCAATGCTGGCATGAATTTGCGAGCGCTTCAAGAACTGCTGGGCCATGCGTCGCTGTCAACTACTGAACGGTACACGCACATTGCAACGAAAGATTTAAAAGAATTGTACCAAAGAATTAATCCTATGGCGTTTTTGAGTGAAAAAAGCGAGTAA
- a CDS encoding NAD(P)H-dependent oxidoreductase: MKVYAIFANDNTKGTTYKIFEQAVATLTQQGHEVDILDLYKREKDIPFFRHDRGLMESHPFYLENKERFLQADALLIVFPLFWYSVPGILKAWLDMINGWAYKYETGLHANPLHNIKKAFILYSSMQGKEHLEKGLHSPVEKQLCETCKFIGIPEVEIYLIDNVTKMTSEDMEEHLRNITKICKTCVG, translated from the coding sequence ATGAAAGTTTATGCAATCTTTGCTAATGACAATACCAAAGGGACCACGTACAAGATCTTTGAGCAAGCTGTAGCAACGCTTACACAGCAAGGTCACGAGGTTGATATTTTAGATTTATATAAGCGGGAAAAAGATATTCCATTCTTTCGGCACGATCGAGGCCTTATGGAAAGTCATCCGTTTTATCTAGAAAATAAAGAACGTTTTTTACAGGCGGATGCCCTTTTGATAGTGTTTCCACTTTTTTGGTACTCAGTACCGGGAATTTTAAAAGCGTGGCTGGATATGATTAACGGCTGGGCTTATAAATACGAAACGGGCTTGCACGCAAACCCGCTTCATAACATAAAAAAAGCATTTATTTTATACAGCTCAATGCAAGGCAAAGAGCATTTGGAAAAAGGGTTACATAGCCCTGTTGAAAAACAACTGTGCGAAACCTGCAAGTTTATCGGGATCCCCGAAGTTGAAATTTATTTGATCGACAATGTTACCAAGATGACGTCAGAAGATATGGAAGAACATTTACGGAATATTACCAAGATTTGTAAAACATGCGTTGGTTAA
- the thrS gene encoding threonine--tRNA ligase — MKPNKQTEQRLEVLRHSAAHLLAQAITQLFPNTILTIGPATKEGFFYDFQPEQNFVQSDLPAIEQRMKELADKNYPITHEDISKEEARKLYKNNPFKLELINGIPGETVGLSRQGDFYDLCRGGHVPSTGDIKSIMLTGISGSYWRADQSNAPLQRISGTAFFNDKELRTYLMQKEMAAKYDHRKLGKEMDLFSFQDEGTGFPFYHPKGAFIINKLKDFIRNIWTNNGYHETITPTILDVALWKQSGHYENYKKHMYFSTVENKEYAVKPMNCPGSILIYKQNLHSYRELPLRLAEFGHVHRFELSGVLHGLFRVRAFTQDDTHMYCAPEQIEAQIVSSIQTIDQVWKTFGIEDVHYAVSTKPENAMGSDDLWTIAIDALKNGLTKAGKEFEIYEGEGAFYGPKIEVTIHDSMGRSWQCSTVQVDFFMPQNFELYYINNKGEKQTPVIIHQAILGSLERFFGIMLEHFKGHFPFWLCPTQIKVIPITSDQSEYAQNIYKALKSAGLRTELDESSEPLSAKIKVAQMEKIPWMLVVGQKEMEANTITLRHVTGKQEFGLTLETILEMAHKENKV; from the coding sequence ATGAAGCCAAACAAACAAACCGAGCAGCGCCTCGAAGTATTACGACACTCTGCTGCTCACTTACTCGCACAAGCGATTACACAGCTTTTTCCAAATACCATCCTGACCATTGGACCTGCAACCAAAGAAGGATTCTTTTACGATTTTCAACCTGAACAAAATTTTGTTCAGTCAGACTTGCCAGCAATCGAGCAACGCATGAAAGAATTGGCTGATAAAAATTATCCAATTACCCATGAAGATATTTCAAAAGAAGAAGCACGAAAACTGTACAAAAATAATCCATTTAAACTTGAATTGATCAACGGTATCCCAGGTGAAACTGTTGGACTTTCTCGCCAAGGTGATTTTTACGATCTTTGTCGTGGTGGCCACGTACCGTCAACTGGCGATATCAAAAGCATCATGCTTACGGGCATTTCTGGATCTTACTGGCGTGCTGATCAAAGCAATGCACCATTGCAGCGTATTTCAGGTACAGCATTTTTTAACGACAAAGAACTACGCACCTACCTAATGCAAAAAGAGATGGCTGCAAAATATGACCATCGAAAACTGGGTAAAGAAATGGACCTGTTCTCATTTCAAGATGAAGGAACCGGCTTTCCTTTTTATCACCCAAAAGGTGCTTTCATTATTAACAAACTTAAAGACTTCATTCGCAACATCTGGACAAACAACGGTTACCATGAAACCATAACGCCAACCATTTTAGACGTTGCCCTCTGGAAACAATCAGGTCACTACGAAAATTATAAAAAACACATGTACTTTAGTACCGTTGAAAATAAAGAGTATGCGGTCAAGCCTATGAACTGCCCAGGGTCAATTTTGATTTATAAGCAAAACTTACACTCATACCGAGAGTTACCCCTCCGGCTTGCAGAATTTGGTCACGTGCATCGATTTGAACTGTCTGGCGTGCTACATGGACTCTTCCGCGTGAGAGCTTTTACACAAGATGACACACACATGTACTGCGCACCTGAACAAATTGAAGCTCAAATTGTCAGCTCGATTCAAACTATTGACCAAGTGTGGAAAACATTTGGTATCGAAGATGTGCACTATGCAGTTTCAACCAAACCTGAAAATGCTATGGGAAGCGATGACCTTTGGACTATCGCAATCGATGCTTTAAAAAATGGTCTGACTAAAGCTGGAAAAGAATTTGAAATCTATGAAGGCGAAGGTGCTTTCTACGGACCAAAAATTGAAGTCACGATTCATGATTCAATGGGCCGCTCATGGCAATGTTCAACGGTACAAGTTGATTTCTTCATGCCACAAAATTTTGAATTGTACTACATCAATAACAAGGGCGAAAAACAAACCCCAGTTATTATTCATCAAGCTATCCTTGGTTCACTTGAACGATTCTTTGGAATCATGCTGGAACATTTTAAAGGACATTTTCCATTCTGGCTGTGCCCGACACAGATCAAAGTTATACCAATTACTTCTGATCAGTCGGAGTACGCACAAAACATTTACAAAGCACTGAAAAGCGCTGGGCTGCGAACTGAACTGGATGAAAGCTCTGAACCACTTTCTGCAAAAATCAAAGTGGCTCAAATGGAAAAAATTCCATGGATGCTCGTGGTTGGCCAAAAAGAAATGGAAGCAAACACCATCACCCTGCGCCATGTAACGGGCAAACAGGAATTTGGTTTAACGCTTGAAACCATTTTAGAAATGGCACATAAAGAAAATAAAGTTTAG